One Pyrus communis chromosome 13, drPyrComm1.1, whole genome shotgun sequence genomic window carries:
- the LOC137713880 gene encoding uncharacterized protein yields the protein MKPSKEPKGRSRPSSPLRDRTTAPSPRFERRSSSPPKPRASVLLKRDLVITDVTATTRFEEELATSSSFNNNPRSFPYTVKQQCWDKAEKIKGRDPDRWRRDPLGNTIFRKLVGCPGCICHDYDHIVPYSKGGQSTLENCQILQATVNRSKGNRTEFSRAELIQKSSYCQVSGSDMDLLELSAYGNVRRGQDSGGCRIQ from the exons ATGAAGCCCAGCAAGGAGCCAAAGGGGCGGAGCCGCCCTTCTTCTCCGCTCAGGGACCGAACCACCGCTCCCTCCCCCCGTTTCGAACGACGGAGTAGCTCACCGCCCAAGCCTCGTGCCTCTGTGCTTCTCAAGCGGGACCTCGTCATCACCGACGTCACTGCCACTACTCGCTTCGAAGAAGAGCTCGCGACTTCTTCGTCTTTTAATAACAACCCGCGAAGCTTTCCGTACACCGTGAAGCAGCAGTGCTGGGACAAGGCGGAGAAGATCAAAGGTCGGGACCCGGACCGGTGGCGCCGTGACCCTCTCGGAAACACCATTTTCCGGAAGCTTGTGGGTTGCCCCGGTTGCATCTGTCACGATTACGACCACATTGTGCCATACTCTAAG GGAGGACAAAGTACGCTCGAAAATTGTCAGATCTTACAG GCAACAGTCAATCGATCAAAAGGAAATCGAACTGAGTTTTCTAGAGCCGAGCTCATCCAGAAGAGTTCTTACTGTCAGGTTTCAG GTAGTGACATGGATCTTCTCGAACTGTCAGCCTATGGCAATGTCCGTCGGGGACAAGATTCAGGGGGATGTAGAATCCAATGA
- the LOC137711934 gene encoding probable calcium-binding protein CML47, which yields MDKAMSDGLGCSPASLLALLLVLIILNWLLVLHFNSNLRYLFLCFLCDVMQIKPVIQRSCTDENVCYHKPSEGVETNSITTSPDQVPPVQAAEISYIHENVADGEKNLCVGELGLVMETLGTLSEGRLGSKEIADLFEDDPSLEEVKEAFRVFDENEDGFIDAGELMKVLSVLGFVEASEVECKRMIKAFDVDGDGRIDFDEFVKLMENSFC from the coding sequence ATGGACAAGGCGATGAGCGATGGGCTCGGATGCAGCCCCGCTTCGCTTCTTGCACTTCTCTTAGTCCTAATCATTCTTAACTGGCTCCTTGTACTGCACTTCAACTCGAATTTACGCTACTTGTTTTTATGCTTCCTTTGCGATGTTATGCAGATTAAGCCCGTGATCCAAAGAAGTTGCACTGACGAGAACGTATGTTATCACAAACCATCCGAAGGAGTTGAAACCAACTCTATAACTACAAGTCCTGATCAAGTCCCTCCAGTTCAGGCCGCGGAGATTAGTTACATTCACGAAAATGTTGCAGATGGCGAGAAGAATCTGTGTGTAGGAGAACTAGGACTAGTGATGGAGACACTAGGAACATTAAGTGAGGGGAGACTCGGGTCGAAGGAGATTGCtgatttgtttgaggatgaccCGAGCTTGGAGGAAGTAAAAGAAGCTTTTCGCGTGTTTGATGAGAACGAGGACGGCTTCATTGATGCAGGTGAGCTAATGAAGGTTCTCTCTGTATTGGGTTTCGTTGAAGCTTCGGAAGTGGAATGCAAACGGATGATCAAGGCATTTGATGTTGACGGAGATGGACGCATAGATTTCGATGAGTTTGTTAAACTCATGGAAAACAGCTTCTGCTGA
- the LOC137713336 gene encoding uncharacterized protein isoform X1 encodes MYSFNFSVMICSFRWVYLMDRMVSMTTPQARSIGLPLMNLIKLKGIPILQQLHLEEQLLRTSSHNWCIVNDGTNDPAIVMGVSGKPAELLEIDLVLRDQIPVIRRFTGGGTVTVDQNTLFVTFICNKDAVPGLQPYPRPIMSWSSLVYSKVFEGLADFQLRENDYVFGNRKFGGNAQSISKNRWIHHTSFLWDYDVRNMAYLKHPKRVPEYRLARDHLEFICRMKDYIPRSVFLEKTVEALGSQFSVRPERSDTIEATSSTKFVPSTRLLTRQELEEAAAFDSQAERNLSQSLSL; translated from the exons ATGTATAGTTTCAATTTCTCTGTGATGATTTGTTCTTTTCGTTGGGTGTATTTGATGGATAGGATGGTTTCAATGACTACTCCTCAAGCAAGAAGCATTGGGCTTCCACTCATGAACCTTATCAAATTAAAAGGAATTCCCATTCTCCAACAGCTTCATTTAGAGGAGCAACTTCTTAGGACCTCGTCCCATAATTGGTGCATTGTAAACGATGGAACTAATGATCCCGCTATTGTCATGGGTGTTTCGGG AAAACCTGCAGAGCTTCTTGAAATTGATTTGGTGTTACGAGACCAGATTCCTGTCATTAGAAGGTTTACCGGAGGTGGCACTGTTACTGTTGATCAAAATACACTATTTGTCACTTTCATATGCAACAAGGATGCGGTTCCTGGCTTGCAACCATATCCTCGACCTATAATGTCCTGGAGTAGCCTAGTTTACAGCAAAGTGTTTGAAGGACTTGCTGATTTTCAACTTCGTGAAAATG ATTATGTATTTGGAAACCGCAAGTTTGGTGGGAACGCTCAGTCTATTAGTAAAAACCGGTGGATCCACCACACTTCCTTTCTATGGGACTATGATGTTAGGAACATGGCATACCTGAAGCATCCAAAACGGGTTCCTGAATATCGATTG GCAAGAGATCATTTAGAATTCATATGCCGCATGAAAGACTACATCCCAAGATCAGTTTTTCTTGAGAAAACAGTCGAGGCACTCGGATCCCAATTCTCGGTGAGACCGGAACGGTCGGACACCATTGAAGCTACCTCGAGTACAAAGTTTGTACCCTCAACTAGGCTGTTGACAAGGCAGGAATTAGAGGAAGCAGCAGCTTTTGACTCTCAGGCTGAAAGAAATCTCTCTCAATCATTGTCATTGTAA
- the LOC137713336 gene encoding uncharacterized protein isoform X2, giving the protein MVSMTTPQARSIGLPLMNLIKLKGIPILQQLHLEEQLLRTSSHNWCIVNDGTNDPAIVMGVSGKPAELLEIDLVLRDQIPVIRRFTGGGTVTVDQNTLFVTFICNKDAVPGLQPYPRPIMSWSSLVYSKVFEGLADFQLRENDYVFGNRKFGGNAQSISKNRWIHHTSFLWDYDVRNMAYLKHPKRVPEYRLARDHLEFICRMKDYIPRSVFLEKTVEALGSQFSVRPERSDTIEATSSTKFVPSTRLLTRQELEEAAAFDSQAERNLSQSLSL; this is encoded by the exons ATGGTTTCAATGACTACTCCTCAAGCAAGAAGCATTGGGCTTCCACTCATGAACCTTATCAAATTAAAAGGAATTCCCATTCTCCAACAGCTTCATTTAGAGGAGCAACTTCTTAGGACCTCGTCCCATAATTGGTGCATTGTAAACGATGGAACTAATGATCCCGCTATTGTCATGGGTGTTTCGGG AAAACCTGCAGAGCTTCTTGAAATTGATTTGGTGTTACGAGACCAGATTCCTGTCATTAGAAGGTTTACCGGAGGTGGCACTGTTACTGTTGATCAAAATACACTATTTGTCACTTTCATATGCAACAAGGATGCGGTTCCTGGCTTGCAACCATATCCTCGACCTATAATGTCCTGGAGTAGCCTAGTTTACAGCAAAGTGTTTGAAGGACTTGCTGATTTTCAACTTCGTGAAAATG ATTATGTATTTGGAAACCGCAAGTTTGGTGGGAACGCTCAGTCTATTAGTAAAAACCGGTGGATCCACCACACTTCCTTTCTATGGGACTATGATGTTAGGAACATGGCATACCTGAAGCATCCAAAACGGGTTCCTGAATATCGATTG GCAAGAGATCATTTAGAATTCATATGCCGCATGAAAGACTACATCCCAAGATCAGTTTTTCTTGAGAAAACAGTCGAGGCACTCGGATCCCAATTCTCGGTGAGACCGGAACGGTCGGACACCATTGAAGCTACCTCGAGTACAAAGTTTGTACCCTCAACTAGGCTGTTGACAAGGCAGGAATTAGAGGAAGCAGCAGCTTTTGACTCTCAGGCTGAAAGAAATCTCTCTCAATCATTGTCATTGTAA
- the LOC137713336 gene encoding uncharacterized protein isoform X4 → MELMIPLLSWVFRGSVYVLHRKPAELLEIDLVLRDQIPVIRRFTGGGTVTVDQNTLFVTFICNKDAVPGLQPYPRPIMSWSSLVYSKVFEGLADFQLRENDYVFGNRKFGGNAQSISKNRWIHHTSFLWDYDVRNMAYLKHPKRVPEYRLARDHLEFICRMKDYIPRSVFLEKTVEALGSQFSVRPERSDTIEATSSTKFVPSTRLLTRQELEEAAAFDSQAERNLSQSLSL, encoded by the exons ATGGAACTAATGATCCCGCTATTGTCATGGGTGTTTCGGG GATCCGTGTATGTTCTGCATAGAAAACCTGCAGAGCTTCTTGAAATTGATTTGGTGTTACGAGACCAGATTCCTGTCATTAGAAGGTTTACCGGAGGTGGCACTGTTACTGTTGATCAAAATACACTATTTGTCACTTTCATATGCAACAAGGATGCGGTTCCTGGCTTGCAACCATATCCTCGACCTATAATGTCCTGGAGTAGCCTAGTTTACAGCAAAGTGTTTGAAGGACTTGCTGATTTTCAACTTCGTGAAAATG ATTATGTATTTGGAAACCGCAAGTTTGGTGGGAACGCTCAGTCTATTAGTAAAAACCGGTGGATCCACCACACTTCCTTTCTATGGGACTATGATGTTAGGAACATGGCATACCTGAAGCATCCAAAACGGGTTCCTGAATATCGATTG GCAAGAGATCATTTAGAATTCATATGCCGCATGAAAGACTACATCCCAAGATCAGTTTTTCTTGAGAAAACAGTCGAGGCACTCGGATCCCAATTCTCGGTGAGACCGGAACGGTCGGACACCATTGAAGCTACCTCGAGTACAAAGTTTGTACCCTCAACTAGGCTGTTGACAAGGCAGGAATTAGAGGAAGCAGCAGCTTTTGACTCTCAGGCTGAAAGAAATCTCTCTCAATCATTGTCATTGTAA
- the LOC137713336 gene encoding uncharacterized protein isoform X3, translating to MELMIPLLSWVFRDCKGSVYVLHRKPAELLEIDLVLRDQIPVIRRFTGGGTVTVDQNTLFVTFICNKDAVPGLQPYPRPIMSWSSLVYSKVFEGLADFQLRENDYVFGNRKFGGNAQSISKNRWIHHTSFLWDYDVRNMAYLKHPKRVPEYRLARDHLEFICRMKDYIPRSVFLEKTVEALGSQFSVRPERSDTIEATSSTKFVPSTRLLTRQELEEAAAFDSQAERNLSQSLSL from the exons ATGGAACTAATGATCCCGCTATTGTCATGGGTGTTTCGGG ATTGTAAAGGATCCGTGTATGTTCTGCATAGAAAACCTGCAGAGCTTCTTGAAATTGATTTGGTGTTACGAGACCAGATTCCTGTCATTAGAAGGTTTACCGGAGGTGGCACTGTTACTGTTGATCAAAATACACTATTTGTCACTTTCATATGCAACAAGGATGCGGTTCCTGGCTTGCAACCATATCCTCGACCTATAATGTCCTGGAGTAGCCTAGTTTACAGCAAAGTGTTTGAAGGACTTGCTGATTTTCAACTTCGTGAAAATG ATTATGTATTTGGAAACCGCAAGTTTGGTGGGAACGCTCAGTCTATTAGTAAAAACCGGTGGATCCACCACACTTCCTTTCTATGGGACTATGATGTTAGGAACATGGCATACCTGAAGCATCCAAAACGGGTTCCTGAATATCGATTG GCAAGAGATCATTTAGAATTCATATGCCGCATGAAAGACTACATCCCAAGATCAGTTTTTCTTGAGAAAACAGTCGAGGCACTCGGATCCCAATTCTCGGTGAGACCGGAACGGTCGGACACCATTGAAGCTACCTCGAGTACAAAGTTTGTACCCTCAACTAGGCTGTTGACAAGGCAGGAATTAGAGGAAGCAGCAGCTTTTGACTCTCAGGCTGAAAGAAATCTCTCTCAATCATTGTCATTGTAA
- the LOC137713637 gene encoding agamous-like MADS-box protein AGL65, whose amino-acid sequence MGRVKLKIKKLESSGNRQVTFSKRRNGILKKAKELSILCDVDIVLLMFSPTGRPTIFQGDRSNFEGIVSKFAQLTPQERAKRKLESLEVLKKTFKKLDHDVNVQDFMSSSSQTVQDLTHQVTVLQTQLTELHKKLSFWSDPDKVDNLEQLRQMEDMLKESINRTCLRKENLGKHQLTSLDCTNQFQNGMPSSLLVGGGMQEAQPITWLFNSNNQHMIFPNEPNYLPHRGVECSTNATVPHYTSYFGTGTSTSPSTSKQSEAGDPVQLDTMGQISNMEGGGGLNEFDINACLSTEPGKHYAYPSYCSSYVPDDQKLKHEMEKNVPANPVDYQLSSNFELPTSLYETDQHAWLSSSGPSGIAVYKENTYQPQPNVRL is encoded by the exons ATGGGAAGGGTTAAGTTAAAGATAAAGAAATTAGAGAGCAGTGGTAACCGGCAGGTTACATTTTCAAAACGGAGAAATGGAATCTTGAAGAAAGCTAAGGAGTTGTCAATCTTATGTGATGTAGATATTGTCCTTCTCATGTTTTCGCCCACTGGAAGGCCTACGATTTTCCAAGGGGACCGCAG TAATTTTGAAGGGATTGTTTCAAAGTTTGCGCAGTTAACTCCGCAGGAGAGGGCAAAGAG GAAATTGGAGAGCCTCGAA GTACTGAAAAAAACTTTTAAGAAGTTGGATCATGACGTTAACGTACAAGATTTCATGAGTTCAAG CTCTCAGACAGTTCAG GATCTGACTCATCAAGTAACGGTATTGCAAACCCAACTTACAGAACTCCATAAGAAACTGAG CTTTTGGAGCGACCCAGATAAGGTTGACAATCTTGAACAGCTTAGGCAGATGGAAGACATGCTTAAGGAATCAATCAACCGAACCTGTCTACGCAAG gaaaatttgggaaaacatCAACTAACATCACTAGATTGCACAAACCAG TTTCAAAATGGAATGCCTTCGTCCTTATTAGTTGGTGGTGGTATGCAAGAAGCTCAACCTATAACTTGGCTTTTCAATAGCAACAATCAACATATGATATTCCCGAATGAGCCGAACTATCTTCCACATAG AGGTGTGGAGTGCTCTACAAATGCCACTGTTCCACATTATACTAGTTACTTTGGCACTGGGACGAGCACTAGCCCTAGCACCAGCAAACAATCTGAGGCCGGTGATCCAGTACAACTAGATACTATGGGACAAATTTCTAATATGGAAGGAGGCGGTGGCTTAAATGAGTTTGACATTAATGCTTGTTTAAGTACGGAACCTGGTAAGCATTATGCTTATCCATCATATTGTAGTTCTTACGTGCCAGACGATCAGAAATTGAAGCATGAAATGGAAAAGAACGTACCAGCAAATCCGGTGGACTATCAACTAAGTAGCAACTTTGAACTGCCAACATCTTTGTATGAAACTGATCAGCATGCTTGGCTTTCTTCATCTGGGCCTAGCGGCATTGCTGTGTACAAGGAGAATACCTACCAACCG CAACCAAACGTGAGATTGTAG
- the LOC137713638 gene encoding chlorophyll a-b binding protein P4, chloroplastic, whose translation MATVTTQASAAVFRPCVNSKSRFLSGSSSKLNREVAFRPMASPSASSFKVEAKKGEWLPGLASPDYLTGSLPGDNGFDPLALAEDPENLRWFVQAELVNGRWAMLGVAGMLLPEVFTSLGILNVPKWYDAGKGEYFASSSTLFVIEFILFHYVEIRRWQDIKNPGSVNQDPIFKQYSLPPGEVGYPGGIFNPLNFAPTLEAKEKEIANGRLAMLAFLGFVVQHNVTGKGPFDNLLQHLSDPWHNTIIQTLRGF comes from the exons ATGGCTACGGTCACAACTCAAGCCTCGGCGGCCGTTTTCCGGCCGTGTGTCAACTCGAAATCAAGGTTCCTTTCAGGGTCTTCGAGTAAATTAAATAGGGAAGTGGCTTTTAGGCCTATGGCTTCTCCTTCTGCTTCTTCATTTAAAGTTGAGGCCAAGAAGGGTGAGTGGTTACCCGGTTTGGCTTCACCGGACTACCTCACCGGAAG TCTTCCTGGTGACAATGGATTTGATCCTCTCGCACTTGCTGAGGACCCAGAGAACTTGAGGTGGTTTGTCCAAGCTGAGCTTGTCAATGGCAGATGGGCAATGTTGGGTGTTGCTGGGATGCTATTGCCTGAAGTGTTCACCAGCTTGGGGATCCTTAACGTCCCCAAATGGTATGATGCCGGAAAGGGCGAGTACTTCGCCTCTTCGTCCACCCTCTTTGTGATTGAGTTCATCCTGTTCCACTACGTCGAGATCAGACGGTGGCAAGACATCAAGAACCCAGGAAGTGTGAACCAAGACCCCATCTTCAAGCAATACAGCTTGCCCCCAGGTGAGGTGGGTTACCCAGGCGGCATCTTCAACCCCCTCAACTTCGCACCGACTCTCGAGGCCAAGGAGAAGGAAATTGCCAATG GGAGACTGGCAATGTTGGCATTCCTAGGGTTTGTGGTTCAACACAATGTGACCGGAAAAGGACCGTTCGACAACCTGTTGCAGCACCTCTCAGACCCATGGCATAACACCATTATCCAAACCCTAAGAGGCTTCTAG